Within the Selenomonadales bacterium genome, the region AGCAACGAAAACAACACCTGTGTAAGAAACCAACTCTTTCTTACTCGGCCATGTTACTTTCTTCATTTCAGCTTTGACTTCTCGAGCAAATTGCTTGCCGCGAGCTGCGCCGCCTTTCGGATCGGTTTCTTTAGCAGCCATTTTTTCACATCCCCGTTACGTACTAACATACATCGCTGTATAATTGGCAGGGGCA harbors:
- the secE gene encoding preprotein translocase subunit SecE, with amino-acid sequence MAAKETDPKGGAARGKQFAREVKAEMKKVTWPSKKELVSYTGVVFVAVVLISALIWFYDLILSGVMNMILS